The following proteins come from a genomic window of Parambassis ranga chromosome 4, fParRan2.1, whole genome shotgun sequence:
- the LOC114434664 gene encoding LOW QUALITY PROTEIN: NACHT domain- and WD repeat-containing protein 1 (The sequence of the model RefSeq protein was modified relative to this genomic sequence to represent the inferred CDS: inserted 2 bases in 1 codon; substituted 1 base at 1 genomic stop codon), whose product MADGPAAAGGGSSMEDILRGQADGAPRTRSSMIRVFISSTFTDMNSERKALLERAYPEVLSFCRSLGLVFEVVDLCWGIRNVPSGDHEACEISLQEVQRCARVSAGPAFLGLCWGNRYGHRALPRLIPEKQFQVLLSKLSKNAEGVKQLSQWFLKDNNAVPPTYVLQPIAAHFPYYSDLKPESGKQHNNNVLSWRFTESQLLKLLRSAASEAEAAGEITAEQKQLFFTSGDQAXPCSVCSSSSVSGCXLSVFLSTVTEREIEQGLWKGGSESSALLFIREVPKQKVKEGPKRLSRFKEAAVDGLDAEAQGLLAALKSRLYTAWKKILNLHCVELTRGGLDPQRKEHAQYLDSICEEFVSQMKTRIEAVVDSSVQGGRRKIWGTTEGRTEDMSDGVVEEVRQQASMSAELCKGIYGHEGLLGKLCLAMWESTKVHHRPLVVHGAAGMGKTALLCKLAQEMQSVLDGGAVVVVRLLAARHPQRPDVDLVLRSICIQVCLACGLAPPSPLSTSTHLELLRFFRNILTEVSQQGNTLLIILDSLDHLSDQNHAHKLRWLPADIPPNVYLVVSMDTTSEAFANMRLKLDTVETFFEVERLSRDEGEHIMESYLRASHRMLTPEQNAAVLKSFEKTGCPLHLKLVLSAAKRWTSFTPLTELRLGATAQEMMSQLFMMLEEKHGKELVGGALGYIALAREGLLEAELRDVMSLDDDIVSEVYRYFLPPTPSLIRLPPLLWSRLRRDLDDQLEERWTSGVTAIAFNNRRLYEAVSARYLTSQRRGRSFRILAEYFLGRWSGRLKPGSLPGLTLLLSDRKVPPQPLWFAPGLANIRKLHELPYHLLHAGLWEELQQEVIGSAEWLYCKSRVCGVSSVIQDLDQCTRYMDCTETGLIRDALILMKPTLDFLDGHMDVSLFYTELLARLFSLAAAFPAVIGRLCSQCEEWLQEECTEPILIPKSSFLRPPGGALQHTLMAPQGGVTCVDISRVVKLLVAGSDNGAVAVWSLTDRQLIHTLLGHTAAILSVKVIDSSAHCLSLAADGSLRRWSLMNGQQLLCIEEAVPADSTPSSVHLHLSEQLLFVYSQTQLKVWQLDGAELRLSSSEDEASQVLGVLGESVVSLTDSGLLRVSHPVQGVQTVTSQDSSVRRLIPVISVTLQKHGKVLVVSKQGFLHQISSSGKHTAVGFPLLPSFLSVTEDEKILLAGTEETVSLFNVLRNTVDRFLDLHHDDTVLSACVSSDGRLLASGAADQLIRIWSVTTGALLDTLCGSDAPVGAMLLYDSFLISASTATSSIHMWNLKYDTQHRPISHIPAGSAHVALTKDHDWVFFVRHQSQTEVTSWNSLTGFPSERLDVSAEVSCLEVSQRKRLLLCGLTSGTVLIYPLALPLETLCIPPPESLCRVLCLAVSSQEKHLAVAYEDSVCLYEITSRDSFPMVDGPLERFSLSLLHAPLSSMALVKDCWLLYGTSCGEVKLHDFRGGGSSDLEPHRSRVTCVTASNSGTHALVGSEDAVQRLWALDPLSLDHTMEYKGFFFEGVLSAAFSESDQFVFTGSQDRTVKVWDVPSGNLLYVQYVYSPVVRMVTSGSGFVALSQQGYVIKAQFRCPDHVSPDYNPLRNVKAQYRVTSREKNRDGQHSSASDPQDFSPGQFNLMSMLRAKPSPTCVML is encoded by the exons ATATGAACAGCGAGAGGAAAGCCCTGCTGGAGAGAGCGTACCCAGAAGTCCTGTCCTTCTGTCGCAGCCTGGGCTTGGTGTTCGAG GTTGTGGATCTGTGCTGGGGAATTCGAAACGTCCCGTCTGGAGATCATGAGGCCTGTGAAATCTCCCTGCAGGAGGTCCAGCGCTGTGCGAGGGTCTCGGCTGGACCAGCATTCCTCG GGCTCTGCTGGGGAAACCGGTATGGACACCGCGCTCTTCCTCGTCTCATCCCAGAGAAACAGTTTCAAGTTCTTTTGTCCAAACTCTCCAAAAATGCTGAAGGCGTCAAGCAGCTGAGTCAGTGGTTCCTAAAGGACAACAATGCTGTCCCTCCCACATATGTCCTTCAGCCAATCGCAGCTCACTTCCCCTACTACAGCGACCTCAAACCTGAGAGTGGGaagcagcacaacaacaacGTCCTCTCCTGGCGCTTCACAGAGAGTCAGCTGTTGAAACTCCTAcgctctgctgcctctgaagcCGAGGCCGCTGGCGAAATCACAGCCGAGCAGAAACAGCTCTTCTTCACATCAGGTGATCAGGC GCCATGTTCAGTCTGCTCGTCCTCGTCTGTCTCAGGGTGCTAACTCAGTGTCTTCTTGTCCACAGTCACAGAGCGGGAGATAGAACAGGGTCTGTGGAAGGGGGGCAGCGAATCATctgctctgctcttcatccGAGAAGTTCCCAAGCAGAAGGTGAAGGAGGGGCCCAAACGTCTTTCGAGGTTCAAAGAGGCGGCAGTGGATGGACTGGATGCTGAGGCTCAGGGACTCCTCGCTGCTCTGAAGTCACGGCTCTACACGGCGTGGAAGAAGATCCTGAACCTTCACTGTGTGGAGCTCACCAGAGGAGGCCTCGACCCGCAGCGCAAAGAGCACGCTCAGTACCTGGACAGCATCTGCGAGGAGTTCGTCTCACAGATGAAGACCCGGATCGAAGCAGTGGTAGATTCATCGGTGCAGGGGGGGCGGAGAAAGATCTGGGGGACTACTGAGGGACGGACAGAGGACATGTCAGACGGTGTGGTTGAAGAGGTGAGGCAGCAGGCCTCCATGAGTGCCGAGCTCTGCAAAGGGATCTATGGACATGAAGGTCTTCTGGGTAAGCTGTGCTTGGCTATGTGGGAGTCCACCAAAGTGCACCACCGCCCGCTAGTAGTCCACGGCGCCGCTGGGATGGGGAAGACGGCTCTGCTCTGCAAACTGGCACAGGAGATGCAGAGTGTTCTGGATGGTGGGGCGGTGGTGGTGGTCCGGCTGCTAGCGGCTCGTCACCCTCAGAGGCCCGACGTCGACCTCGTCCTCCGCAGCATCTGCATTCAGGTGTGTCTGGCTTGTGGTCTGGCTCCACCCTCGCCGCTGTCGACCAGCACCCACCTGGAGCTGCTGCGATTTTTCAGGAACATTCTCACTGAGGTTTCCCAGCAGGGGAACACCCTGCTCATCATCCTGGACTCATTGGATCATCTCTCTGACCAGAATCATGCTCACAAACTGCGCTGGCTGCCTGCTGACATCCCACCCAATGTGTACCTGGTGGTCTCCATGGACACCACCAGCGAGGCCTTCGCCAATATGCGGCTGAAGCTGGACACTGTGGAGACTTTCTTTGAGGTGGAGCGATTGTCCCGTGATGAAGGTGAGCACATCATGGAGTCTTACCTGCGAGCATCTCACAGAATGTTGACCCCCGAGCAAAACGCCGCCGTGCTGAAGAGCTTCGAGAAGACCGGCTGTCCTCTCCATCTCAAACTGGTCCTGTCCGCCGCCAAGCGCTGGACCTCCTTCACCCCGCTGACCGAGCTGCGCCTGGGTGCCACCGCACAGGAAATGATGTCACAGCTATTCATGATGCTGGAGGAGAAACATGGGAAGGAGCTGGTGGGCGGGGCCTTGGGATACATCGCTTTGGCAAG GGAAGGCCTGCTAGAGGCGGAGCTTCGTGATGTCATGTCCCTGGACGATGACATCGTTAGTGAGGTGTACCGGTACTTCCTCCCTCCGACCCCCTCATTGATCCGgttgcctcctctcctctggtcTCGGCTCagaagggacctggacgaccaGCTGGAGGAGCGATGGACCAGTGGCGTCACGGCCATTGCCTTCAACAAccg GCGTCTGTATGAGGCGGTCTCAGCTCGCTATCTGACATCACAGCGACGGGGGCGGAGCTTCAGGATACTGGCAGAATACTTCCTGGGTCGGTGGTCAGGTAGACTGAAGCCGGGATCTCTGCCGGGTCTGACGCTGCTGCTGTCCGACAGGAAG GTCCCGCCCCAGCCCCTGTGGTTCGCTCCAGGATTGGCTAATATCAGGAAGCTCCATGAACTGCCCTATCACCTGCTGCATGCTGGCCTGTGGGAGGAGCTACAGCAGGAAGTGATCG gcagTGCTGAGTGGCTGTACTGTAAGAGCAGAGTGTGCGGAGTGTCCAGCGTGATCCAGGACTTGGACCAGTGCACCCGATACATGGACTGTACCGAGACGGGACTGATCCGCGATGCTCTGATCCTGATGAAACCGACCCTGGACTTCCTGGATGGTCACATGG ACGTGTCTCTGTTCTACACGGAGCTGCTGGCCCGCCTCTTCTCTCTGGCCGCTGCCTTCCCtgctgtgattggccggctGTGCAGCCAGTGTGAGGAGTGGTTACAGGAGGAGTGCACAGAGCCCATCCTCATCCCTAAGAGCAGCTTCCTTCGGCCACCAGGGGGGGCgctgcaacacacactgatggctcCGCAGGGAG GCGTCACCTGTGTGGACATCAGCAGGGTGGTGAAACTCCTGGTTGCCGGTTCAGATAACGGCGCGGTGGCTGTGTGGAGCCTCACTGACAGACAGCTCATCCACACCCTGCTGGGccacacag CTGCCATCCTGTCTGTCAAAGtgattgacagctcagcccACTGCCTCTCACTGGCTGCCGACGGCTCTCTGAGGAGGTGGAGCCTGATGAATGGccagcagctgctctgcatAGAGGAGGCGGTGCCTGCGGACTCCACCCCTTCGTCAGTGCACCTCCACCTGTCTGAGCAGCTGCTCTTTGTCTACAGCCAGACACAG ctgaaggtgTGGCAGCTGGACGGAGCGGAGCTCCGCCTCAGCagcagcgaggacgaggcctcGCAGGTCCTGGGGGTTCTGGGTGAGTCTGTGGTCTCTCTGACGGACTCTGGCCTCCTCAGAGTCTCTCATCCTGTTCAGGGCGTGCAGACGGTGACGTCTCAGGACAGCTCGGTGAGGCGTCTGATTCCTGTGATCTCTGTGACGCTGCAGAAACATGGGAAAGTGTTGGTGGTGTCCAAACAGGGATTCCTCCAtcag ATCTCCAGTtcaggtaaacacacagcagtcGGGTTTCCTCTGCTTCCGTCTTTCCTGTCGGTCACTGAGGATGAAAAAATCCTGCTGGCAG GCACCGAGGAGACCGTCAGCCTCTTCAACGTCCTCAGAAACACCGTGGACAGATTCCTGGACCTCCATCACGATGACACCGTCCTGTCTGCCTGCGTGTCCTCAGACGGCCGGCTGCTGGCCTCCGGAGCTGCTGACCAGCTCATACGA ATCTGGTCGGTGACGACGGGCGCCTTGTTGGACACTTTGTGTGGTTCCGACGCTCCCGTTGGCGCCATGCTTCTATACGACAGCTTCCTGATCTCTGCCTCGACTGCTACGTCCTCCATCCACATGTGGAACCTGAAATACGACACTCAACACAGACCCATCTCCCACATCCCGGCTGGCTCCGCCCACGTTGCTCTCACCAAAGATCATGACTGGGTTTTCTTCGTGCGCCATCAGAGTCAGACAGAAGTCACCAGCTGGAACAGTCTCACAG GCTTTCCCTCAGAGCGCCTGGACGTCTCGGCGGAGGTCAGCTGTCTGGAAGTGTCTCAGCGCAAGCGTTTGCTGCTCTGTGGTTTGACCAGCGGGACCGTCCTCATTTACCCATTAGCGCTGCCGCTGGAGACGCTCTGCATCCCGCCTCCTGAGAGCCTGTGCAGGGTGCTGTGCCTGGCCGTCAGCTCGCAGGAGAAGCACCTGGCAGTGGCCTACgaggactctgtgtgtctgtacgaGATCACCTCCAGGGACAGCTTTCCCATGGTGGACGGGCCCCTGGAGAGATTCTCGTTGTCCCTCTTGCACGCGCCGCTGTCCTCCATGGCCCTGGTGAaggactgctggctgctgtatGGGACCAGCTGCGGCGAGGTGAAGCTGCACGACTTCAGGGGGGGCGGCAGCTCTGACCTGGAGCCTCACCGCAGCAGAGTGACCTGTGTGACAGCCAGTAACTCAGGGACGCACGCTCTGGTGGGCTCCGAGGACGCCGTGCAGCGGCTGTGGGCCCTGGACCCGCTGAGCCTGGACCACACCATGGAGTACAAG GGTTTCTTCTTCGAGGGCGTTCTCTCGGCTGCGTTCTCAGAAAGTGACCAGTTCGTCTTCACAGGATCTCAGGACAGGACTGTCAAAGTCTGGGACGTGCCATCAG GGAACCTGCTCTACGTTCAGTACGTTTACTCGCCCGTCGTCCGGATGGTGACCTCCGGGAGCGGCTTCGTGGCGCTGTCTCAGCAGGGCTATGTCATCAAGGCACAGTTCCGCTGCCCGGACCACGTCAGTCCGGACTACAACCCTCTGAGGAACGTAAAGGCGCAGTACCGCGTGACCTCCAGGGAGAAGAACCGGGATGGACAGCACAGCTCCGCCTCCGACCCTCAAGACTTCAGCCCTGGCCAGTTCAACCTCATGAGCATGCTTAGAGCCAAGCCCTCCCCCACCTGTGTCATGCTGTAG
- the pdzk1ip1 gene encoding small integral membrane protein 24: protein MENLSALTSCLLLAVGVVMAQSALPQTSERLLPQWLTGLIAVSGFLFLAFVSFLVKKAWCEQSSRRRSSVEVAVSTTNQMDLDPIRRKNSKESARDMSNTYETSVDVLWSKDNMSAYSNLAADTAEDRATAM, encoded by the exons ATGGAGAATCTGTCTgcactgacttcctgtttgctgctgGCGGTTGGCGTGGTGATGGCGCAGTCAG ctctgcctcAGACCAGCGAGCGGCTGCTGCCTCAGTGGCTGACCGGCCTCATCGCCGTCTCCggcttcctcttcctcgccTTTGTGAGCTTCCTGGTGAAGAAGGCGTGGTGCGAGCAGTCCAGCAG gaggaggagcagcgtgGAGGTCGCCGTGAGCACCACCAACCAGATGGATCTGGACCCCATCAG GAGGAAGAACAGTAAAGAGTCCGCGAGAGACATGAGCAACACCTACGAGACGAGCGTGGACGTGCTCTG gagcaaagacaacatgaGCGCCTACAGCAACCTGGCGGCTGACACCGCTGAGGACAGAGCCACTGCCATGTGA